GATTTCATGTAGTCGTAATACTTTCTGTTTTTCGGGTTTCCCCATTCATCATACTCACCGGTCGTCAGCGGTATGGTTTCATCAAGCATGGTAGTAACTACATCCACGAAGGGCACCTGCGCAATGATGCCGTTAAAAAGTTGCGGCTCCATATTTACCACAGCACCCATCAGCAGGCCACCAGCACTGCCGCCCATCGCGTACAGATGTGCGGCAGATGTGTAATTTTCTGCTATTAGATGTTTGGCAGCATCAATAAAATCGTAAAACGTATTCTTCTTACGGAGCATTTTCCCGTCCTCGTACCACTCGCGGCCCAGATATTCGCCACCACGGATATGCGCGATAGCATACACAAACCCACGATTGAGCAACGATAACCGAACATTTGAGAAGCTTGCGTCCACCGTATGACCATAACTTCCGTATCCGTAAAGCAATAATGGTGTTTCCGCGGATTTTTCTGTATCACGGTGATAGACTAATGAGATGGGGATTAAAGTTTTCTTGTCGCGCGAAGGTGCCCAAATACGTTCTGAAACATAATTTTCTTGTTTGAAATCTCCACCCAAAACTTCCTGCTGCTTCAGCACCGTGGAAGTCCTGGCCTGCATATCATACTCAATAGTGGCATGTGGACGGGTTAATGAAGTATAACCAAAACGTAACTTCTGGGTATTAAATTCAAGATTCAAACCAATATAGGCGGTGTATGTAGGATCTGAAAACTCCAGATAATGGGCCTTTCCGGTTTCGTTTTCAATGATTTTGATCTGCAGCAAGCCTTCGGTACGTTCTTCCAGCACCAGATAATCACTGAAAATCTCAAAACCTTCCAGCAGCGTGTCTTCCCGGTGTGGGATCACTTCCTCCCAATGCGCTTTGCCGGGCGTAGCGACTTTGGTTTTCACAATCTTGAAATTGGTGGCATCATCGGCATTTGTAATGATGTAAAACTCATCTTTATAATGCTCAACCGAATACTCCAGGTCTTCGGTACGTGGATGTATGATGTGCCAGTCTGCGTGCACATCCTCAGCCGGGATATAGCGCACCTCATCGGAAACCGTGCTGGAACTTGCAATGAAAATATACTCCAGCGACTTGGTTTTGAATACATTTACATCAAAGGTTTCATCTTCCTCATGAAACACCAGTAAATCATTGGCCGGATCATCACCAAGGCGGTGGCGGTACACCTGAAAAGCCCGTAGGCTCTCATCTTTCCGGATGTAAAATACGTGCTGATTATCATTTGCCCAAACGGCTTTCCCGGTCGTGTTGGGTATCGCATCGCCCAACATCTCGCCGGTTTCCAGATTTTTAAACTGTAAGGTATAGATGCGGCGGCCCACATTATCGGCAGAATAAGCCATCAGCCGGTTATCAGGCGACACTGCTACACTGCCCACCTCCATATAACTTTGGTTCTCTGCGAGCTGATTTACATCTAATAGCAATTCTTCTGGGTTCTCCAGCGAATTGAGTTTCCGACCGAAAATAGGATATTCTTTCCCCACTTCGAAACGTACGAGATACCAATATTTATTGAAAAAATAAGGTAAACTTTCATCATCTTCTTTATAGCGCGCCTTCATTTCATCGAAAAGTTGCTGCTGAAGCTCTTCTGTATCTTCCATCTGCGCATCGCAGTATTGGTTTTCGGCTTCGAGGTAAGAAATTACCTCAGGATTATCGCGTTCATTGAGCCAGAAATAAGGATCAACACGGCGGTCACCGTGCATCTCGAGGATTTTATCTATCTTTTTTGCTTTAGGAGCATTCATAGGACATTACTTTGGTTAAAAGGCTTTTAAAGCCTGATGTAAAACAAAAACCATCTTAATCCAAAGGATAAAGACGGCTTGCATGGTATTTTAGGTAAGAAGTTTATTTATTGACACTTCTTATATATTTCTCTATCGCCATCGTCATTGAAGGGCTTTCCTTGGTTGGCGCCATCACATCCACACGAAGCCCGGCTTCCTTGGCCGCCTGCTCGGTAGTTGTTCCGAAGACTGCGATTTTGGTATCTTCCTGCTTGAAATCTTTAAAATTCATGCCTAAGGATTTAATCCCTTGTGGACTGAAGAACACCAGCATATCATAATCAGTAATCGAGATATCACTAAGGTCGCTGCAAACGGTTTTATACATGGTAGCGCGGGTCCAGTCGATATTGGCAGAATCCAGGGTTTTCTGAATATCCGCACTTAGAATATCTGAGGCTGGCAAGAGGTATTTCTCTGTAGGGAATTTCTTGAAAAGTGGCAACAGATCAGAGAATGTACGCTCCCCGAAAGAGATCTTGCGCTTTCTGTACACGATATGCTTTTGCAGGTAATTGGCAATAGCCTCGGACTGGCAAATGTATCGCATCGTATCAGGCACTGCAAAACGCATTTCTTCTGCCAGACGGAAGTAATGGTCGATGGCGTTTTTACTGGTGAAAATGATCCCGGTAAACTGAGAAAGATCAATCTTTTGTGCGCGCAGCTCCTTCGCATCTACTCCTTCCACATGGATAAAAGGCCTGAAATCTATCTTAATTTTTTCTTTTTTAGCCATCTCAAGATACGGAGATGATTCATTGGGAGCAGGCTGTGAAACAAGTATTGCTTTAATTTTCATCATTAAAAATTCTTAGATAAATAATAGTTTCCATAACACCAAAACAGGTATTATTTGAAGGGTGCAAATATACAAAAATTTATAATACCACTTTTGAGGCAATACGCGGTCCTTATGGAAGATATAGTACAGCAACTTGCCTGAAAAAAGTGCGATGATGCTGTAAAAGAAAACCTGCAGCATCACCTCCCGATCGAGTGGGAAATAAAACTGTAGCACACAAAAAACCATCAGTACTACCGAGAAGCAGAAATAAAATTTGGAAGCTACGAAACTGAACAACTCCCAGCGCGTACCTGCACTGGTACCTGCAAAGAAAAGATAGCTAAGTATGGTTCTTAAAATATAATACAGCGTTACTACCATGAAGGTGAAGCCAAACTTATTCAGTTCGTAACCCAAAAGGCGATAATCTGTAACAAACTTCGGCACTACCGGGATATTAGGTGATATCAAAGCTGAAAAAACCAGGCTGAAAACCAAACTGATGATGATACCGCTAAGGAAATTATTCGCCGAATCCGGAAACTTCTGCAGTAGAAACTCCAACACCGAAGAGTCCCTTTTAAGCGACCGCAGCATGAATACATACAGAAAAATGCAGCCTATCAAGAGGAAAACTACCCAGTCATTCTGTTGCGGGATACGTATCAATTGTAATTTTTTTGCAAAAGTAAGAATATTAGTGCACCTGGCGACTGCCACCGCAAATTATCTGCCAACCTGCCACGCAAGACACCTACAACCAAAGCCGGAAAAGTTTATCTTTGCAAATTATTTATCCGGATGAAGAAACTCGTCATAATCCCCACCTATAACGAAAAAGAAAATATCGAAAACATCATTACTGCAGTTTTTGCCTTGCAGCAGGATTTTCATATTCTTATCGTAGACGACACTTCACCCGACGGCACCGCCCAAATCGTAGCAAACCTACAGCAACGCTACCCGGAACATCTGCATCTTACCGTAAGAAAAGACAAAGATGGCCTTGGCAAAGCCTATATCCACGGTTTCCGCTGGGCGCTGCAACAACAGTATGACTTTATTTTCGAGATGGATGCTGATTTCTCGCACAACCCGCAGGATCTTATAAGACTTTTTGATGCCTGCCAAAACGCGGACATGAGCATCGGCTCGCGCTATTCCCGCGGCGTGAATGTGGTAAACTGGCCCATGGGGCGCGTGCTGCTCTCTTATTTCGCTTCCAGATACGTGCGGTTTATATTAGGAATACCGGTGCACGATACGACCGCAGGCTTTGTATGTTTTTCAAGAAAAGTGTTGGAGAATATCGGTCTGGAGAATATTAAACTGAAGGGCTATGGCTTCCAGATCGAAATGAAGTACCGGGCTTTCAAAAAAGGTTTCCGCATCGTTGAAGTCCCGATTATTTTCACCAACCGCGAACTGGGCGAAAGCAAAATGAACGGCGGCATCATCCACGAAGCTGTTTTTGGCGTACTGAACCTGAAGTTGAAATCAATCCTCGGAAAGCTATGAAAAAACTCCTTCTCCTATTCATGTTCGCCATCATTGGCTGTACCGAGTTGATAGATAAGCCCAAAAACCTGCTCCCGAAGGAAAAAATGTCGAAGATCATCGCTGAAATGGCTATAAACGACCAACTGAACACATATTTGCCACCCACCAATATGGAGAACGCTACGCGCTACGTCCTTAAAAAACATCAGGTAAATGCAGCGGCTTTCAACGACAGTTATACCTATTATATAGCAACGGGAGACCTTGATGACATTTTGTCTGAAGCACAAAAATTACTTCTAAAGAAAGATCCAGCAGCAGAAGATTACATTAATAAGAAAATGAAAGACAATAAGAATACACCTGTCTTTGCACGATAATTATGAGCACACCTTTTTTTGAAATAAACAATACCACCACCGGAAAGGCCAGAGCAGGCACCATCACTACCGATCACGGACAGATAGAAACCCCCATTTTCATGCCGGTAGGCACCGTAGCTTCGGTAAAGACCGTACATCAGCACGAACTGAAGAACGACATCAAGGCGCAGATCATCCTGGGGAATACCTATCATCTGAACCTTCGCCCAACCATGGATGTGATGCAGGCCGCAGGCGGACTCCATAAATTCATGAACTGGGACCTGCCAATCCTTACCGATTCCGGCGGATACCAGGTGTTTTCGCTTTCAAAATCACGCAAACTTAACGAAGAAGGTGTAAAATTCAAATCACATATCGACGGAAGCACGCATTTCATCTCACCAGAAAAATCCATGGAAATCCAACGCCAGATAGGTGCCGACATCTTCATGGCTTTTGATGAATGTACGCCTTACCCTTGCGAATATAATTTAGCCAAAACTTCGATGGAAATGACGCATCGATGGCTAAAGCGCTGTATTGAATGGACAGAGAATAATCCTGAGATATATGGTCACAGGCAAAGGCTTTTCCCAATTGTCCAGGGCTCTGTATATTCAGATTTAAGAAAAATCTCCGCGGAATTTATTTCAGAGCAGAATGCGGCAGGAAATGCCATCGGCGGGCTGTCCGTAGGCGAACCTGAAGAAGAAATGTACCACATTACCGATGAGGTAACGGATATTCTACCGAAAAACAAACCGCGCTACCTGATGGGAGTCGGCACCCCGTGGAACATCCTGGAGTCTATAGGCCTGGGAATTGATATGATGGACTGTGTGATGCCTACCAGAAACGCACGTAACGCCATGCTGTTCACCTGGAAAGGCGTGATGAACATGAAAAACGAAAAATGGAAGAACGATTTTTCCCCACTCGATGAAATGGGCACAAGTTATGTAGACTCGGCTTATTCGAAAGCGTATGTACGCCATCTTTTCGTGGCCAAAGAATACCTCTCGAAACAGATCGCCTCGGTGCACAATCTGGCTTTCTATCTCGATCTCGTACGCGTAGCACGCCAGCACATCATCGCCGGGGACTTCTATCAATGGAAGGACTCGGTAGTTCCGGTACTTAAGCAGCGCCTGTAAAAAACGCATTTCGCTAATGAAGATTATTGATTTATATATCATTAAAAAATACCTTGGCACGTTTGTGTTCATGCTCGGGCTTTTAACCATTATCGTACTGATTATTGATGTACAGGCAAAAGCCCCGCGTATTGAATCGAACGGATTTTCGGTAGGTGAATTCCTGATTAATTTCTATCCCTTTTGGATTGTCAATCTCATCATCACCTTCATGTCGATACTGGTTTTTATTTCAGTAATTTTCTTCACTTCCAGAATTGCCAATAATACCGAGATTGTTGCCATCATCAGTTCAGGCGCCAGCTTTCACCGTTTTGCACGGCCTTACTTTATAACATCGACCTTTATTGCGGTAATGGCTTTATTACTGAATCATTTTATTCTGCCCATTGCCAACATCAAGAAAAACGAGTTGGAGCCTTATACCTATAACGCCAAGAACAGGGCCGAATTTACAGGCAATTCCGAAGTCAGCACACAGCTTTCCCGTACCGAATACATTTTCATCAAAAGCTATAACCGCCAGGAAAAAAGAGGCTCGGGATTCATGTATCAGAAATATGATGCCAAGCGGCAACTCACGTACCAACTGATTGCCAATGAGTTTCAGTGGTCTGCCGAGAAGCAGCACTTCATGATGAATAATTATCTGGAAAAAACCATCCTGAAGAACGAAACCGAAAAACTACGAAACGGCGACTCTATCACCAAAAGTTTCGGGCACCCGCCGGAAGAACTTTTCCCTGATGTGCTGTTGGGACAGAATAAAACCACGCCAGACCTTATCGCCTTCATCAACCGTGAGAAGGAAAAAGGTAACGCCAACCTTAATAATTATCTGAACGAGCTTTACCAGCGGACATCCATGCCCGTCTCGGTCATCATCCTTACATTTTTAGGGTTATCGCTGGCTTCGCAGAAAAAACGCGGTGGCTTGGGACTGAATTTGGCGCTTGGGATCGCACTGGCCTTTGTATTTGTATTTTCCTTTGAAGCGTTAAAGGTCGTTTCCGAGAACAAAACGCTTCCCCCCATGCTCGCCATGTGGCTGCCAAACATTGTCTTCGGGCCGATCGCCCTTTGGCTTTATATAAAAAGAGCCAATCAGTAGAGTAATTGTATCTGCTTGTGGAAGAAACGCTGTAACCCATCGTTCTCGAGGTCTACCCAAAGATATCCTTCGCCATCCATTTGTTTAATGATGCCATTTTGTCGCACTCCATTCAACTCAAAGACAGAGATACGTTCCTTACGGTACAAATGATCGTTAACGGCTTTGGTTGTTTCATCGGCTGAAATGTGCCGTGCAAACCCTTCTTTCAGAAAATCAAACAGTTCCGCAGCGACTTGCTTAGGTTTAAAAGAAATGCCTGTTTGTGTGAGTAATGAACCGGCTTTAGGAAGCTTGGAGAAATCAGTCTGAAGAATATTTAACCCAATTCCAACGATTAAATACCGCTCACTATTTATATTTTTCTTTTCGGTGAGGATCCCGGATACTTTTTTATCCCTTATAATAATATCGTTCGGCCACTTTATATCTACGGCGACAGCAGCCATTTTGGCCAAAAATTCGGCAAGCAGCACTGCGGTACGAAAATTGAACAATTCTGGAAGCAAATGCACCTGCTGCTTTATTGCCATGGTAAAAGCGAGATTCAGCCCGGCTTCAATATCCCACGTATTGCCATACTGGCCTCGGCCTTGGGTTTGGTTACATGTAAAGAGCGCGAAATAATCTGAAGGGTTGGCACCCAGATAACCGAGGATTTCCTCATTGGTAGATTTGCACGCATCAATGTAAACCAAGTGACTCATTTATGAAAAATTTAAGATTTACGCAGGCGCAAAGGTGGCTTAATTTAAATAAAAAAACAATAAATTTGCAGTTTATACAAAATTTTTAATGAATAAAATTACAGAAAAACAACAGCTTACTGATAAAATTGTAGAAGCAATACAAGATACAAAAGGGGAAGACATCATGATCTTCGACCTTTCAGGCATAGAAAACTCCGTTACGCAAACCTTCATTATCTGCACCGGAAACTCTAATACTCAGGTCTCCGCCATCTCCGGAAATATCGAGAAAAAAGTTCGTAATGAACTGCACGACCGTCCTTGGCATGTGGAAGGTACTGATAACGCCATGTGGGTCCTGCTGGATTATGTCTCCGTAGTCGTACACGTGTTCCAGAGACAAACCCGCGAGTATTACGACATCGAAGAACTTTGGGGTGACGCGAAAATCACTAAAATTGAAAATAACTAATGATGTTTGACGAAATAATTTTCGTCAAAA
This DNA window, taken from Chryseobacterium sp. 6424, encodes the following:
- a CDS encoding DUF4296 domain-containing protein, coding for MKKLLLLFMFAIIGCTELIDKPKNLLPKEKMSKIIAEMAINDQLNTYLPPTNMENATRYVLKKHQVNAAAFNDSYTYYIATGDLDDILSEAQKLLLKKDPAAEDYINKKMKDNKNTPVFAR
- a CDS encoding S9 family peptidase — translated: MNAPKAKKIDKILEMHGDRRVDPYFWLNERDNPEVISYLEAENQYCDAQMEDTEELQQQLFDEMKARYKEDDESLPYFFNKYWYLVRFEVGKEYPIFGRKLNSLENPEELLLDVNQLAENQSYMEVGSVAVSPDNRLMAYSADNVGRRIYTLQFKNLETGEMLGDAIPNTTGKAVWANDNQHVFYIRKDESLRAFQVYRHRLGDDPANDLLVFHEEDETFDVNVFKTKSLEYIFIASSSTVSDEVRYIPAEDVHADWHIIHPRTEDLEYSVEHYKDEFYIITNADDATNFKIVKTKVATPGKAHWEEVIPHREDTLLEGFEIFSDYLVLEERTEGLLQIKIIENETGKAHYLEFSDPTYTAYIGLNLEFNTQKLRFGYTSLTRPHATIEYDMQARTSTVLKQQEVLGGDFKQENYVSERIWAPSRDKKTLIPISLVYHRDTEKSAETPLLLYGYGSYGHTVDASFSNVRLSLLNRGFVYAIAHIRGGEYLGREWYEDGKMLRKKNTFYDFIDAAKHLIAENYTSAAHLYAMGGSAGGLLMGAVVNMEPQLFNGIIAQVPFVDVVTTMLDETIPLTTGEYDEWGNPKNRKYYDYMKSYSPYDNVEAKDYPNMLITTGFHDSQVQYWEPAKWTAKLRELKTDDHLLLFKTDMSSGHGGASGRFESLKEDALEYAFILKLEQNHHGK
- a CDS encoding DUF4271 domain-containing protein; this encodes MIRIPQQNDWVVFLLIGCIFLYVFMLRSLKRDSSVLEFLLQKFPDSANNFLSGIIISLVFSLVFSALISPNIPVVPKFVTDYRLLGYELNKFGFTFMVVTLYYILRTILSYLFFAGTSAGTRWELFSFVASKFYFCFSVVLMVFCVLQFYFPLDREVMLQVFFYSIIALFSGKLLYYIFHKDRVLPQKWYYKFLYICTLQIIPVLVLWKLLFI
- a CDS encoding uroporphyrinogen-III synthase, with product MKIKAILVSQPAPNESSPYLEMAKKEKIKIDFRPFIHVEGVDAKELRAQKIDLSQFTGIIFTSKNAIDHYFRLAEEMRFAVPDTMRYICQSEAIANYLQKHIVYRKRKISFGERTFSDLLPLFKKFPTEKYLLPASDILSADIQKTLDSANIDWTRATMYKTVCSDLSDISITDYDMLVFFSPQGIKSLGMNFKDFKQEDTKIAVFGTTTEQAAKEAGLRVDVMAPTKESPSMTMAIEKYIRSVNK
- a CDS encoding LptF/LptG family permease is translated as MKIIDLYIIKKYLGTFVFMLGLLTIIVLIIDVQAKAPRIESNGFSVGEFLINFYPFWIVNLIITFMSILVFISVIFFTSRIANNTEIVAIISSGASFHRFARPYFITSTFIAVMALLLNHFILPIANIKKNELEPYTYNAKNRAEFTGNSEVSTQLSRTEYIFIKSYNRQEKRGSGFMYQKYDAKRQLTYQLIANEFQWSAEKQHFMMNNYLEKTILKNETEKLRNGDSITKSFGHPPEELFPDVLLGQNKTTPDLIAFINREKEKGNANLNNYLNELYQRTSMPVSVIILTFLGLSLASQKKRGGLGLNLALGIALAFVFVFSFEALKVVSENKTLPPMLAMWLPNIVFGPIALWLYIKRANQ
- a CDS encoding biotin--[acetyl-CoA-carboxylase] ligase; the encoded protein is MSHLVYIDACKSTNEEILGYLGANPSDYFALFTCNQTQGRGQYGNTWDIEAGLNLAFTMAIKQQVHLLPELFNFRTAVLLAEFLAKMAAVAVDIKWPNDIIIRDKKVSGILTEKKNINSERYLIVGIGLNILQTDFSKLPKAGSLLTQTGISFKPKQVAAELFDFLKEGFARHISADETTKAVNDHLYRKERISVFELNGVRQNGIIKQMDGEGYLWVDLENDGLQRFFHKQIQLLY
- a CDS encoding polyprenol monophosphomannose synthase codes for the protein MKKLVIIPTYNEKENIENIITAVFALQQDFHILIVDDTSPDGTAQIVANLQQRYPEHLHLTVRKDKDGLGKAYIHGFRWALQQQYDFIFEMDADFSHNPQDLIRLFDACQNADMSIGSRYSRGVNVVNWPMGRVLLSYFASRYVRFILGIPVHDTTAGFVCFSRKVLENIGLENIKLKGYGFQIEMKYRAFKKGFRIVEVPIIFTNRELGESKMNGGIIHEAVFGVLNLKLKSILGKL
- the tgt gene encoding tRNA guanosine(34) transglycosylase Tgt, whose product is MSTPFFEINNTTTGKARAGTITTDHGQIETPIFMPVGTVASVKTVHQHELKNDIKAQIILGNTYHLNLRPTMDVMQAAGGLHKFMNWDLPILTDSGGYQVFSLSKSRKLNEEGVKFKSHIDGSTHFISPEKSMEIQRQIGADIFMAFDECTPYPCEYNLAKTSMEMTHRWLKRCIEWTENNPEIYGHRQRLFPIVQGSVYSDLRKISAEFISEQNAAGNAIGGLSVGEPEEEMYHITDEVTDILPKNKPRYLMGVGTPWNILESIGLGIDMMDCVMPTRNARNAMLFTWKGVMNMKNEKWKNDFSPLDEMGTSYVDSAYSKAYVRHLFVAKEYLSKQIASVHNLAFYLDLVRVARQHIIAGDFYQWKDSVVPVLKQRL
- the rsfS gene encoding ribosome silencing factor, which encodes MNKITEKQQLTDKIVEAIQDTKGEDIMIFDLSGIENSVTQTFIICTGNSNTQVSAISGNIEKKVRNELHDRPWHVEGTDNAMWVLLDYVSVVVHVFQRQTREYYDIEELWGDAKITKIENN